One genomic region from Macellibacteroides fermentans encodes:
- a CDS encoding riboflavin synthase, which translates to MFSGIIEEAAQVVALQTDKGNLHLTLKCSFVNELKIDQSVAHNGVCLTVVSLTDDTYTVTAIKETLERSNLGKLAVGDKVNLERSMIMNGRLDGHIVQGHVDQTAVCTDVKEADGSWYYTFEYAFDKEMAQQGYMTVEKGSVCVNGVSLTVCNSQANSFQVAIIPYTHDFTNFGQIEKGTVVNLEFDIVGKYISKMMQFK; encoded by the coding sequence ATGTTTTCAGGAATTATTGAAGAAGCAGCACAGGTTGTTGCCTTGCAAACAGACAAAGGAAACCTGCACCTTACATTGAAGTGCTCGTTTGTGAACGAATTGAAAATTGACCAGAGTGTGGCGCACAACGGCGTTTGCCTTACAGTGGTGAGCCTTACGGACGACACCTATACGGTTACTGCTATAAAAGAGACGCTTGAACGCTCCAACCTGGGGAAACTTGCCGTTGGAGATAAGGTGAACCTGGAACGCAGTATGATTATGAACGGCCGGTTGGATGGTCATATCGTTCAGGGACATGTGGATCAGACGGCTGTGTGTACCGATGTGAAGGAGGCAGATGGAAGCTGGTACTATACCTTCGAATATGCTTTCGACAAGGAGATGGCACAACAGGGATATATGACGGTTGAGAAAGGATCGGTTTGTGTGAATGGTGTAAGTCTTACGGTTTGCAATTCGCAGGCTAACAGTTTTCAGGTGGCTATCATTCCTTATACACACGACTTTACAAACTTCGGTCAGATCGAGAAGGGGACGGTTGTGAATCTGGAATTCGATATCGTTGGCAAGTACATCAGTAAGATGATGCAATTTAAATAA
- a CDS encoding nitroreductase family protein, with product MRDFLSLALQRQSDRAFDSSRPVEKEKLERILEAARMAPSACNAQPWHFIVVDDPELKNQVADATSSKLIGINHFTKQAPVHIVVVEESVNLSSGFGSLVKDKKFAHVDIGITAAHLCLAAEDEGLGTCIIGWFNESKVRKLLNIPSGKRVLLDIVVGYSLQPDRPKKRKEKDKVISFNSYE from the coding sequence ATGAGAGACTTTCTTTCTTTGGCTTTGCAACGTCAGAGCGACCGGGCTTTTGATTCCTCACGTCCTGTGGAAAAAGAAAAGCTGGAACGCATCCTGGAAGCTGCCCGCATGGCACCTTCGGCGTGCAATGCCCAGCCCTGGCATTTTATTGTGGTAGATGATCCGGAACTGAAAAACCAGGTGGCCGATGCTACTTCAAGTAAGTTGATAGGTATCAACCATTTTACCAAGCAGGCTCCGGTACATATTGTAGTGGTAGAGGAAAGTGTAAATCTTTCATCGGGTTTCGGTAGTCTGGTCAAGGATAAGAAGTTTGCCCATGTGGATATTGGTATCACAGCTGCCCACCTTTGCCTGGCGGCCGAAGATGAAGGATTAGGAACCTGCATAATCGGTTGGTTTAACGAATCCAAGGTGCGTAAACTGCTGAATATTCCTTCGGGTAAACGTGTTTTACTCGATATCGTGGTAGGATATTCGCTACAGCCCGACAGACCTAAAAAACGCAAAGAGAAGGATAAAGTAATCTCATTCAACTCATACGAATAA
- the dnaB gene encoding replicative DNA helicase, whose protein sequence is MADSNKNTGRGRQKAAPIPDMGRLQPQAKELEEAVLGALMLEKDAYSIISEILKPECFYEKSHEMIFSAIVDLVASQRPVDMLTVTEQLKKRGELDLVGGPFYISQLTSKVASSAHIEYHARIIAQKYLARELISFTAQVQGKAFDETIDVEDLMQEAEGKLFEISQRNVKKDVTQINPVIKDALDMLQKAANQKEGLSGLRTGFSALDKITSGWQNSDLVIIAARPAMGKTAFVLSMAKNMAVNFNIPVALFSLEMSNVQLVNRMIVNVCEIPGEKIKSGRLESYEWEQLDFKIKELYDAPVYVDDTPSLSVFELRTKARRLVREHGIKILIIDYLQLMNASGMNFGSREQEVSMISRSLKGLAKELNIPIIALSQLNRGVENRQGAEGKRPQLADLRESGAIEQDADMVCFIHRPEYYKITEDERGNSLIGLAEIIVAKHRNGATGDVRLRFKSEFAKFMNVDEDVSIREFSSGMNGDMNGIPPIPPAGNDFLSAGVNNEMPF, encoded by the coding sequence ATGGCAGATAGCAATAAGAATACAGGAAGAGGAAGACAAAAAGCAGCCCCGATACCCGATATGGGACGTTTACAACCCCAGGCAAAAGAGCTTGAAGAGGCTGTTTTGGGTGCGTTGATGCTGGAAAAGGATGCCTATTCCATCATCAGTGAAATATTGAAACCCGAGTGCTTTTATGAAAAGTCGCACGAGATGATTTTTTCAGCGATAGTAGACTTAGTTGCCAGTCAGCGGCCGGTCGACATGCTTACAGTAACGGAACAGCTTAAAAAACGGGGAGAGCTGGATCTTGTAGGCGGACCTTTTTATATTTCGCAGCTTACCAGCAAAGTGGCAAGTAGTGCACATATCGAATACCATGCACGTATCATTGCACAGAAATACCTGGCTCGCGAACTGATCAGCTTTACGGCCCAGGTGCAAGGCAAAGCCTTTGATGAGACGATAGACGTGGAAGATCTGATGCAGGAAGCCGAAGGAAAGCTTTTCGAAATATCTCAGCGTAACGTAAAGAAGGATGTTACCCAAATCAATCCCGTGATAAAGGATGCGTTGGACATGCTTCAGAAAGCAGCCAACCAGAAAGAGGGTCTGAGTGGTCTGCGTACCGGATTCAGTGCCTTGGATAAGATTACTTCCGGTTGGCAGAATTCCGACCTTGTTATTATCGCCGCCCGTCCTGCGATGGGTAAAACAGCCTTTGTCCTTTCTATGGCAAAGAATATGGCTGTAAACTTCAATATTCCTGTTGCCTTGTTTTCGCTTGAAATGAGCAACGTTCAGCTGGTGAATCGTATGATTGTGAACGTTTGTGAGATACCGGGTGAAAAGATCAAAAGCGGACGTCTGGAAAGTTACGAGTGGGAGCAGCTCGACTTTAAAATCAAGGAATTGTATGATGCTCCGGTGTATGTGGATGATACGCCCAGTTTGTCGGTCTTCGAACTCCGTACCAAAGCCCGTCGCCTGGTTCGCGAACATGGAATAAAGATTCTGATTATTGACTACCTTCAGCTGATGAATGCAAGCGGTATGAACTTTGGAAGCCGCGAGCAGGAGGTGAGTATGATCTCACGTTCGCTTAAAGGATTGGCCAAGGAGTTGAATATCCCCATTATTGCCCTTTCTCAGTTGAACCGTGGTGTGGAAAACCGTCAGGGTGCAGAAGGTAAACGTCCGCAGTTGGCCGACTTACGTGAGTCCGGTGCCATCGAGCAGGATGCGGATATGGTTTGCTTTATTCACCGTCCCGAATATTATAAAATTACGGAAGATGAACGGGGTAACTCTTTGATCGGTCTGGCCGAGATTATTGTGGCCAAGCATCGTAACGGTGCCACAGGAGATGTTCGCCTGCGTTTCAAAAGCGAGTTTGCCAAGTTTATGAATGTAGATGAAGACGTGTCGATCCGCGAATTCAGCTCCGGTATGAATGGCGATATGAACGGAATTCCTCCTATTCCTCCTGCCGGAAACGATTTCTTATCAGCCGGAGTAAACAACGAAATGCCTTTCTAA
- a CDS encoding Crp/Fnr family transcriptional regulator — translation MNPETVTYVTLMKLFWFLTGINKMDEKEINTLLQSDLFAGFTTQELTGLLDNLYYKINRYNKDDILALSGDRCKDLMVVISGNLIARMVASSGKFVQIDKIGPGRVVAPAILFATHNVYPVNVLIEKEVVLFSVSRSTFLKAMQSNEKLLLNFIRSISDINRFLSEKIRFLSLKTLRGKIAAYLLSASMAQDNTLKVRIKESRQELSEKFGVSRQSLARSISELEDEGILTASARTITILDKNKLRNCE, via the coding sequence ATGAACCCTGAAACAGTAACATATGTTACATTGATGAAATTATTTTGGTTTTTAACAGGAATCAACAAAATGGACGAGAAAGAAATAAATACATTATTGCAGTCAGATCTTTTTGCAGGCTTTACAACTCAGGAGCTGACCGGACTGCTGGACAATCTTTATTACAAGATAAACCGGTATAACAAGGATGACATTCTGGCTCTTAGCGGCGACCGATGTAAAGATCTGATGGTGGTGATCAGCGGTAACCTGATTGCCCGTATGGTTGCATCATCCGGTAAATTTGTTCAGATCGATAAAATTGGTCCCGGGCGGGTGGTTGCTCCGGCTATCCTGTTTGCTACGCACAACGTGTATCCGGTAAACGTTCTTATTGAAAAGGAGGTTGTACTATTCTCCGTCAGCCGTTCCACCTTTCTAAAAGCCATGCAAAGCAACGAGAAGCTTTTATTAAATTTTATCCGCTCCATATCAGACATCAACCGCTTTTTAAGTGAAAAGATACGGTTCCTGTCGCTGAAGACCTTACGCGGCAAAATAGCCGCCTATCTGCTTTCCGCCTCTATGGCACAAGACAATACACTGAAAGTACGCATAAAGGAATCGCGTCAGGAATTGTCGGAGAAGTTTGGTGTAAGCAGACAATCACTGGCCCGCTCCATTTCGGAACTGGAGGATGAGGGCATCCTTACTGCAAGTGCCCGGACCATAACCATTCTGGATAAAAACAAATTGAGAAATTGCGAATAG
- the ric gene encoding iron-sulfur cluster repair di-iron protein, whose product MKEYKSMSVGQIVADRFDNATVFKKYGIDFCCGGEISFAKACEKAGVSMDVLIQEMEQTGATTSESIDFKSWPLDLLVDYVLKIHHRGIREKGPRISELLNKVANVHGDNHPELLEVKHHFYESLVDLNQHLEKEEQVLFPYIYEMAEAKLNNQPQVDFHCGSVEYPISAMMGEHDAEGERYRLIASLTNNYTAPADACGSYRLLLQMLQQFETDLHTHIHVENNIIFPRAIELEKGF is encoded by the coding sequence ATGAAAGAGTATAAAAGCATGTCGGTAGGACAGATCGTGGCAGATCGTTTCGATAACGCCACTGTGTTTAAAAAATATGGAATTGATTTTTGCTGCGGAGGCGAGATCTCATTCGCCAAAGCCTGCGAAAAGGCGGGTGTAAGCATGGATGTTTTAATTCAGGAGATGGAACAAACAGGAGCTACGACATCCGAAAGCATCGATTTTAAGAGCTGGCCTCTGGATTTGTTGGTCGACTATGTATTGAAAATCCATCACCGTGGAATTCGCGAGAAAGGTCCCCGGATATCCGAGTTACTCAATAAGGTAGCCAATGTACACGGCGACAATCATCCCGAACTGTTGGAAGTGAAGCATCATTTCTACGAATCGCTGGTTGATTTAAACCAACACCTCGAAAAAGAGGAACAGGTATTGTTCCCTTATATTTATGAGATGGCCGAGGCTAAATTAAACAACCAGCCTCAGGTTGATTTTCATTGTGGCAGTGTGGAATATCCTATATCAGCCATGATGGGAGAGCACGATGCAGAGGGAGAGAGATACCGTCTGATCGCCTCGCTTACCAACAACTATACAGCTCCTGCCGATGCATGCGGCAGTTACCGTCTGCTATTGCAGATGCTGCAACAATTTGAAACAGATTTACATACGCATATACACGTGGAAAATAATATTATTTTTCCACGGGCAATTGAACTTGAGAAGGGTTTTTGA
- a CDS encoding cation:proton antiporter — MLTSLAYIFLLGLSLGYIFSKLKLPALLGMLFTGIILGPYVLNLLSPSILSISADLRQLALVIILTRAGLALDLDDLKKVGRPAFLMCFVPACFEIAGMILLAPTLLGISVLEAALLGTVIAAVSPAVIVPKMLFLMENKIGTKKSIPQLIMAGASVDDVFVIVLFTAFTGLLSGGEVSATSFIEIPVAISTGLATGVLFGLLLSVYFKRFHLRDSIKVLILLSISFLFVALEKQLKGIVPLSGLLAVMGMSATLLKTYRILAQRLSAKFNKLWVGAEILLFVLVGATVDIKYAVAAGFAAVLLIFGVLIFRLAGVYVSLLKTSLTTKERIFCMIAYMPKATVQAAIGSIPLALGLSCGKIVLTVAVLAILITAPLGAFGVDVSYKKLLLGTESDERDKTNV; from the coding sequence ATGTTGACAAGTTTAGCTTACATCTTTTTATTGGGCCTGTCTCTGGGCTACATTTTTTCCAAATTAAAACTTCCGGCTTTACTGGGTATGTTGTTTACCGGAATTATACTCGGACCGTATGTACTTAATCTACTTAGTCCGTCCATTCTTTCCATCTCAGCCGATTTACGCCAGCTTGCACTTGTTATTATTCTTACCCGCGCCGGACTGGCATTGGATCTGGATGATTTGAAAAAGGTAGGCCGACCGGCATTCCTGATGTGTTTTGTTCCTGCCTGTTTCGAGATTGCCGGAATGATATTGCTGGCTCCTACCCTTCTGGGAATATCTGTATTGGAAGCAGCATTGCTGGGAACAGTTATTGCAGCCGTATCGCCAGCTGTTATCGTACCTAAAATGCTGTTCCTGATGGAAAACAAAATAGGCACGAAGAAAAGCATACCGCAACTTATCATGGCTGGCGCTTCGGTGGATGATGTTTTTGTAATTGTTTTATTCACAGCCTTTACCGGTTTGCTATCGGGAGGAGAAGTATCTGCAACCAGCTTCATCGAAATTCCCGTCGCCATTAGTACCGGTCTGGCAACAGGTGTATTGTTCGGGCTGTTGCTGAGTGTCTATTTCAAACGGTTTCATTTAAGAGACTCTATCAAAGTTCTTATTCTGTTAAGTATATCCTTTCTATTTGTAGCTCTCGAAAAACAGCTGAAAGGAATTGTACCTCTGTCGGGGTTGTTGGCCGTTATGGGCATGAGTGCCACATTGTTAAAGACCTATCGAATCTTAGCCCAGCGTTTATCGGCCAAGTTCAATAAATTATGGGTAGGTGCGGAGATTTTACTTTTCGTACTTGTAGGTGCCACAGTAGATATTAAATATGCAGTTGCGGCAGGCTTTGCAGCCGTACTGCTTATCTTTGGTGTGCTGATTTTCCGCCTTGCCGGAGTGTATGTAAGTTTACTGAAAACGTCTCTCACCACCAAAGAACGTATCTTCTGTATGATTGCCTATATGCCAAAGGCCACCGTACAGGCGGCGATTGGCTCCATTCCGCTTGCCTTGGGACTATCGTGCGGGAAGATTGTGCTCACTGTGGCAGTGCTTGCCATCCTGATTACCGCACCTCTGGGAGCTTTTGGCGTAGATGTAAGCTATAAGAAGTTACTTTTAGGAACCGAAAGCGACGAAAGGGATAAAACCAATGTATAA
- a CDS encoding 2-phosphosulfolactate phosphatase, whose protein sequence is MMKIDVCFTPALYPFYHTADAVVVVVDIFRATTTMCAAFENGVQSMRPVATLGEARAYKWQGWLVGAERNVKRCEFADFGNSPFDYPTDKVLDKKIIFTTTNGTRAITTASEAYRVAVGAFSNLTAVTKYCLHHKHNVIVLCAGYNDRFNIEDSLFGGALVSSLLETGEFETGSDAAVVAYEMWQSQKDDMIGFINRSEHIWRLRANGLEDSVPFCLTLNTTQKVPELVMLGGVLELFPASF, encoded by the coding sequence ATGATGAAGATTGATGTGTGTTTTACACCCGCCTTGTATCCCTTCTACCATACTGCCGACGCGGTTGTGGTGGTGGTCGATATTTTCAGGGCAACAACCACCATGTGTGCCGCCTTCGAGAATGGCGTGCAAAGCATGCGTCCGGTGGCAACACTTGGCGAAGCACGTGCCTATAAATGGCAAGGCTGGCTGGTAGGTGCGGAACGTAATGTAAAGCGTTGCGAGTTTGCCGATTTTGGAAATTCTCCTTTCGATTACCCTACCGATAAGGTCCTGGATAAAAAAATTATTTTTACAACTACCAACGGTACCCGAGCCATAACAACAGCCTCCGAAGCCTACCGGGTGGCTGTTGGCGCATTTAGCAACCTGACTGCGGTAACAAAATATTGTCTGCACCATAAACACAATGTGATTGTACTCTGTGCAGGATACAATGATCGGTTTAACATAGAAGACTCTTTGTTTGGAGGAGCCCTGGTTTCGTCGCTGTTGGAAACTGGCGAATTTGAAACCGGATCGGATGCTGCCGTGGTTGCATACGAAATGTGGCAGAGTCAGAAAGACGATATGATCGGCTTTATCAACCGTTCGGAGCATATCTGGCGATTGAGGGCAAACGGACTGGAAGATTCGGTTCCCTTCTGCCTTACGCTCAACACTACTCAGAAAGTTCCCGAGCTGGTGATGCTGGGTGGTGTACTGGAGCTTTTTCCGGCCTCTTTTTAA
- a CDS encoding Gfo/Idh/MocA family protein, giving the protein MNTTTDKIRFGVVGTNFITDWVIAGARQDSRFELVAICSRKEETGLAFAKKHGIPYTFTSLEEMVTGSLVDAVYIASPNYKHAEQAMLCMRHGKHVLCEKAFASNAHEVRQMIAAAKSNHVVLMEAMKPTLTPNFLAVKDNLEKIGKVRRYFSCYCQYSSRYDKFKEGIVLNAFKPDMSNGALVDIGVYTIYPMVVLFGRPKSITANGIKLSSGVDGQGVVSFEYDGMNATVLYSKIANSSLPTEIQGEEGNITLDRINIIGDVTLSYRSGNKEVLTQPDLKDDYYYEICEFINVICSGKMESDVNSHSHSLITMEIMDEIRRQLGVVYPADRIK; this is encoded by the coding sequence ATGAACACAACTACAGATAAAATTCGTTTTGGAGTAGTCGGTACCAATTTTATTACTGACTGGGTGATTGCCGGAGCACGACAAGACAGTCGGTTCGAGCTGGTGGCCATATGTTCCCGTAAAGAAGAAACCGGACTTGCTTTTGCAAAAAAACATGGGATTCCCTATACATTTACTTCCCTCGAAGAGATGGTGACGGGGTCGTTGGTGGATGCAGTCTACATAGCATCGCCCAATTATAAACATGCGGAGCAGGCCATGTTGTGTATGCGACATGGTAAACATGTACTCTGCGAGAAAGCATTTGCTTCCAATGCTCACGAAGTGAGACAGATGATTGCGGCTGCAAAAAGTAACCATGTCGTATTGATGGAGGCAATGAAGCCCACGCTTACACCTAATTTCCTGGCTGTAAAGGACAATCTTGAAAAGATTGGGAAGGTGAGGCGTTATTTTTCATGCTATTGCCAGTATTCGTCAAGATACGATAAATTTAAAGAGGGTATTGTACTGAATGCCTTCAAACCCGATATGTCTAATGGAGCCCTGGTGGATATTGGTGTATATACGATTTATCCCATGGTTGTATTGTTTGGCAGACCTAAATCAATTACGGCAAACGGGATAAAGTTGTCGTCGGGTGTGGACGGACAAGGAGTGGTTTCCTTCGAATACGATGGTATGAATGCCACGGTGCTCTATTCCAAAATAGCTAATTCGTCTCTACCTACCGAAATTCAGGGAGAAGAGGGGAATATTACCCTGGATAGGATAAACATTATAGGAGATGTAACGTTATCGTATCGTTCCGGTAATAAGGAGGTACTTACCCAACCCGATCTGAAAGACGATTATTACTATGAAATATGCGAATTTATCAATGTGATCTGTTCCGGGAAGATGGAATCGGACGTAAATAGCCATTCGCATTCGCTTATCACCATGGAGATTATGGACGAAATCCGTCGTCAGCTTGGGGTGGTTTATCCGGCCGACCGGATTAAGTAG
- a CDS encoding TonB-dependent receptor, which yields MKTIRNRLLLLLAGVFLSLTINAQTGVICGNVSDAKLNEPLIGASVVISGTTTGVVTDLDGNFRIENVTPGTYAVSVSYVSYQTQVIPSVKVVARQEAVVNVKLSDADLQLQNVVVVAQRKLGTEMAVLNTVRNSLPVMNGISSQQIAKTQDSDAAEVLRRIPGITIIDDRFIVVRGLAQRYNSVWLNNATTPSSETDSRAFSFDVLPSSLIDNMMVYKSPSPELPADFAGGFVRVMTKNIPDGNSYSFQYQAGFNTNASFKTFKLTNRLGADFFGFGAGGRMLPGNAPAHLNDVSPETAAAFTKQINQRWGVKTFTALPEQKLSFTMNRSFNMGDMRIGNVTSVNYSTGYDYYEMENNRYQSYDMVNNTSRYDNHYFDEAYKNTTKLGALFNWSLLAGNSKYEFRNFFNQRGTSSLIQREGTDYYSDLDVRYWESLYTGRTTYSGQLSGEHRFAEDVNKLDWTVGYSYANYNEPDRKDVYSKRNPDGSAMPYRVDEAKRYYQELNDNGFSAGTNYEHKLKVNDLFSPVIYGGLYGEYKTRDFEARRFGYNMLGNGYDRNADWEYSHLFTSANMGADKIYLIENTNKSDSYTSDNFLGAGYVSARLNYGEKLNANVGVRVEYYNLKLDGYEPDGVKPVNLDQSTTDLFPSVNVSYNFNEKHQLRLAYGRSVNRAEFREIVPYVYYDFERFANISGNAQLKNAYANNLDIRYEFYPSAGETVSLGGFYKGFNDPIEQTYHEAGSGVQYTFMNADRSEALGLELDVKKQLDFIGLKDLSFVFNGAIIHSKVYFEEGSFERNRPMQGQSPYLINTGLFYQNDNNGLSASVLFNRIGKRIETVGIPKQNPNDDIPDVYEMPRNSLDLSFSKKIGKMVEIKGGVKDLLNAKITYNQFLDITDPAGNTQTVNQLIRSYRPGVTLNVGVSVKF from the coding sequence ATGAAGACGATACGTAACAGGCTACTATTACTCCTTGCCGGAGTGTTTCTTTCTCTCACAATCAATGCGCAGACGGGTGTTATTTGCGGAAATGTTTCGGATGCAAAATTAAACGAACCTCTTATTGGTGCTTCTGTTGTTATCAGCGGAACAACAACGGGGGTGGTTACGGATTTGGATGGAAATTTCCGTATCGAAAATGTTACTCCCGGAACGTATGCTGTTTCTGTTTCTTATGTGTCGTACCAGACACAGGTTATTCCTTCCGTGAAAGTGGTTGCCCGTCAGGAGGCGGTTGTGAATGTAAAATTGTCGGATGCCGACTTACAATTACAAAATGTGGTGGTGGTTGCCCAACGTAAGCTGGGGACTGAAATGGCAGTGCTTAATACGGTGCGGAACAGTCTGCCGGTTATGAACGGAATCTCCTCGCAGCAGATTGCAAAGACACAAGACAGCGATGCAGCCGAGGTGTTGAGACGTATACCAGGTATCACCATTATTGACGACCGGTTTATTGTTGTCCGAGGGTTGGCCCAAAGGTATAACAGCGTATGGCTGAACAATGCGACCACTCCTTCCAGTGAAACAGACAGCAGGGCCTTTTCTTTTGATGTGCTGCCCTCGTCACTTATTGATAACATGATGGTGTATAAATCGCCTTCTCCCGAATTACCGGCCGATTTTGCCGGTGGATTTGTGAGGGTGATGACCAAAAATATTCCGGATGGAAACAGTTACTCGTTTCAATATCAGGCCGGATTCAATACCAATGCTTCTTTTAAAACGTTTAAGCTGACCAACCGGTTGGGCGCCGATTTCTTTGGGTTCGGTGCAGGAGGACGTATGCTTCCCGGAAATGCTCCGGCGCATCTTAACGATGTCTCTCCGGAAACGGCTGCAGCTTTCACCAAACAAATCAACCAACGTTGGGGGGTGAAGACTTTCACCGCACTGCCCGAACAGAAGCTGTCGTTTACCATGAACCGTAGTTTCAATATGGGCGATATGCGTATCGGGAATGTTACCTCCGTAAACTACAGTACGGGATACGATTACTATGAGATGGAGAATAACCGTTATCAGTCGTACGACATGGTTAATAACACTTCTCGTTACGACAACCATTACTTCGACGAAGCATATAAAAATACAACCAAGCTGGGAGCCTTGTTCAACTGGTCGCTGCTGGCGGGTAATTCAAAATATGAATTCAGGAATTTCTTTAACCAACGAGGGACCTCTTCTTTAATTCAGCGCGAGGGTACCGATTATTATTCTGATTTGGATGTTCGCTACTGGGAGTCGTTATACACGGGCAGAACTACCTACAGCGGTCAGCTTAGCGGCGAACACCGGTTTGCCGAGGATGTAAATAAACTGGACTGGACAGTCGGTTACAGTTACGCCAATTACAATGAACCCGACAGAAAGGATGTGTATTCGAAACGTAACCCGGATGGAAGCGCGATGCCTTATCGGGTGGACGAGGCCAAGCGTTATTACCAGGAACTGAACGACAACGGTTTTTCTGCCGGTACGAATTACGAACACAAACTGAAGGTGAACGATCTGTTCTCGCCGGTTATTTACGGTGGACTGTACGGCGAATACAAAACACGTGATTTCGAAGCTCGCAGATTCGGATACAATATGTTGGGTAACGGATACGACCGGAACGCCGACTGGGAGTACAGTCATCTGTTTACAAGTGCCAACATGGGGGCAGATAAGATTTATCTGATTGAGAATACCAATAAGAGTGACTCTTATACTTCTGATAATTTTCTTGGCGCAGGTTATGTGTCAGCCCGACTTAACTATGGAGAGAAGCTGAATGCCAATGTGGGTGTGCGGGTGGAATATTATAACCTGAAACTGGATGGCTACGAGCCCGACGGTGTTAAGCCTGTAAATCTGGATCAGAGTACAACCGACCTTTTCCCTTCAGTAAACGTGAGCTATAACTTTAACGAAAAGCATCAATTGCGTCTGGCTTACGGACGTTCGGTCAACCGTGCCGAATTTCGCGAGATCGTTCCCTATGTTTATTACGATTTTGAACGTTTTGCCAATATCTCGGGAAATGCCCAACTGAAAAATGCCTATGCAAATAATTTGGATATCCGTTACGAGTTTTATCCTTCGGCCGGCGAAACGGTCAGTCTGGGTGGTTTCTATAAAGGGTTTAATGATCCTATCGAACAGACTTATCACGAAGCTGGATCGGGTGTACAGTATACATTCATGAATGCCGACCGCTCCGAGGCACTGGGATTGGAGCTGGATGTAAAGAAGCAGCTTGATTTTATCGGGTTGAAAGACCTTAGCTTTGTCTTCAACGGTGCTATCATCCATAGCAAGGTCTATTTCGAGGAGGGCTCTTTCGAGCGCAACCGACCCATGCAGGGACAGTCTCCTTACCTTATCAACACCGGTCTTTTCTATCAGAACGACAACAACGGACTATCGGCATCGGTATTGTTCAACCGTATCGGTAAACGAATCGAAACGGTGGGTATACCTAAGCAAAATCCTAACGACGATATTCCGGATGTTTACGAGATGCCCCGCAACTCACTGGACCTTAGCTTTTCAAAGAAGATTGGCAAGATGGTTGAGATTAAGGGTGGTGTAAAGGATCTGCTTAATGCAAAGATCACCTATAATCAATTTTTAGATATAACCGACCCTGCAGGAAATACGCAGACTGTTAATCAGCTTATTCGCTCATACAGACCGGGTGTTACACTGAATGTGGGTGTTTCTGTAAAATTTTAA